A genomic region of Cannabis sativa cultivar Pink pepper isolate KNU-18-1 chromosome 1, ASM2916894v1, whole genome shotgun sequence contains the following coding sequences:
- the LOC115707030 gene encoding myosin-17 isoform X3 encodes MAAPVNIVLGSHVWVEDPTLAWIDGEVTRINGLEVHVHTTNGKTVITDSMNVFPKDTEVPPGGIDDMTKLSYLHEPGVLENLAIRYELNEIYTYTGNILIAVNPFQRLDHLYDTHMMAQYKGAPFGELSPHVFAVGDAAYRAMINEGKSNSILVSGESGAGKTETTKMLMRYLAYLGGHSGVEGCTVEQQVLESNPVLEAFGNAKTVRNNNSSRFGKFVEIQFNKYGRISGAAIKTYLLERSRVCQISDPERNYHCFYLLCAAPKEDIEKYKLGSPKSFHYLNQSKCYELDGVSDGDEYLATRRAMSIIGISEEEQESIFRVVAAILHLGNINFSKGEEIDSSVIKDDESRYHLNVTSELLRCDAQSLEEALIKRVMVTPEEVITKTLDPDNAINSRDALAKTLYSRLFDWLVDKINNSIGQDPNSNSIIGVLDIYGFESFKCNSFEQFCINFTNEKLQQHFNQHVFKMEQEEYNKEEIDWSYIEFIDNQDVLDLIEKKPGGIIALLDEACMFPKSTHETFAQKLYQTFKNEKRFIKPKLSQTDFTISHYAGEVTYQANQFLDKNKDYVIAEHQALLTASNCSFVGGLFPPLPEDSSKSSKFSSIGSRFKLQLQSLMEILSTTVPHYIRCVKPNSVLKPAIFENLNIIQQLRCGGVLEAIRISCAGYPTRRTFYDFVNRFGLLVPEVLEANYDDKVASQMILDKKGLKGYQIGKSKVFLRAGQMAELDARRTEVLGNAARTIQRQIRTFIAHREFVTLRKAAIQLQSRWRGKIACKLYQHLRQEAAALKIQKNFKQYRITKSYRIQRSSAIKLQAGIKAMLARKEFRFRKQTKAAVNIQAHWHCYRAHSYYRSLQKAVVVTQCEWRCRVARKELRKLKMAARETGALKEAKDKLEKRVEELTWRLQLEKRLRTDLEESKAQEIAKLKDILRAKDLQVEEANALVIKEREAAKKAIEEAPPVIKEIPVLVQDMEKVESLTTEVEKLKMLLASEAQKYEKVIEGYAAEQIAYEKLATKLELAKMKEDEFEDSLQRLQETVSNLESENQVLRKQAPSISPTGQTSSARKSKIILTTIQNGHAGKVEMRENPMMVENGHAYNVEMRENPTTVENGHADNVEKRENPMVENGHAGNGEMRRNPTVENGHADNEEMRESRSETEESPQKSANKKQQANHDLLIKCISQDLGFSGGRPVAACLIYKCLLQWKSFEVERASIFDSIIKNIGTLVEKARGNSDVLSYWLSNTSTLLLLLQRTLRATGVAGLTPQRRRMPTSLIGRMSQGLRASPQSAGFSFFSNRVLGGVEEVRHVEPRYPTLLFKQQLIAVLENIYGKLRDNLKNDITPFIGLCIQAPRYGTTRAGVLQGHSQANSEAQQAVNAHWQSIVNTLNNYLMIMKANFVPPLLIRELFAQIFSFINVQLFNSLLLRRECCSFSHGEYVKAGLSELEQWCHGATEEFTGFASDELKQLRQAVGFLVIHQKPNKSLTDISNDLCPALSIQQLYRISTMYWDDKYGTHSVSSSVISRMRAMMNDDNGNPRRHSFLLDDNSRIPFTVEDISKSMGAGEIEVADFEPPPLLRYNSEFAFLLQRSGD; translated from the exons ATG GCTGCACCAGTTAACATAGTGTTAGGCTCTCATGTATGGGTTGAAGATCCTACTTTGGCTTGGATTGATGGAGAAGTTACGCGGATCAATGGCTTGGAGGTTCACGTTCATACCACAAATGGAAAAACA GTAATCACAGATAGCATGAATGTTTTTCCAAAGGATACCGAAGTTCCACCTGGAGGGATAGATGATATGACAAAACTATCATATTTGCATGAACCTGGAGTTCTGGAAAACCTGGCCATTAGATATGAACTTAATGAAATCTAT ACATACACTGGAAATATTCTGATAGCAGTCAATCCATTTCAACGATTGGATCATCTTTATGATACTCACATGATGGCACAATATAAAGGAGCTCCTTTTGGAGAACTAAGCCCTCATGTTTTCGCGGTTGGAGATGCTGCATACAG GGCAATGATTAATGAGGGAAAAAGTAATTCCATTTTGGTAAGTGGAGAGAGTGGTGCTGGTAAAACTGAGACAACAAAGATGCTCATGAGATATCTTGCCTATTTGGGTGGCCACTCGGGAGTGGAAGGATGTACTGTTGAACAACAAGTTTTGGAG TCCAACCCAGTGCTTGAAGCATTTGGCAATGCCAAAACAGTTAGAAATAACAACTCAAG TCGTTTTggaaaatttgttgaaattcaATTTAATAAGTATGGGAGGATATCTGGTGCTGCTATCAAAACCTATCTGCTTGAAAGGTCTCGGGTTTGCCAAATTTCTGATCCAGAGAGAAACTACCATTGTTTCTACCTTCTTTGTGCTGCACCAAAAGAG GATATTGAGAAATATAAATTGGGTAGCCCCAAGTCTTTCCATTATTTAAATCAGTCCAAATGTTATGAGCTGGATGGGGTGAGTGATGGTGATGAATATCTTGCTACTAGAAGGGCGATGAGCATTATCGGAATCAGTGAAGAGGAGCAG GAGTCAATATTTAGAGTTGTAGCTGCAATACTTCACCTTGGTAATATCAATTTTTCCAAAGGGGAGGAAATAGATTCCTCAGTCATCAAAGATGATGAATCGAGATATCATCTTAATGTGACCTCAGAACTTCTTCG ATGTGATGCCCAGAGCTTGGAAGAGGCTCTCATTAAACGAGTAATGGTGACTCCAGAAGAAGTTATCACAAAAACTCTCGACCCTGATAATGCGATTAATAGCAGGGATGCACTAGCTAAGACATTATATTCTCGCTTATTCGATTG GCTGGTGGACAAAATCAACAATTCAATTGGGCAGGATCCAAACTCAAATTCAATAATTGGAGTCCTTGATATTTATGGCTTTGAAAGTTTTAAGTGCAATAG TTTTGAGCAGTTTTGTATCAACTTTACAAATGAAAAACTACAACAACATTTTAATCAG CATGTGTTTAAAATGGAACAAGAGGAATACAACAAAGAAGAAATAGACTGGAGCTATATTGAGTTTATCGATAACCAAGATGTGCTGGATCTAATTGAAAAG AAACCTGGAGGAATTATAGCACTCTTAGATGAAGCCTG CATGTTTCCAAAGTCCACTCATGAAACTTTTGCACAGAAGTTGTATCAGACTTTCAAAAATGAGAAACGATTTATAAAGCCAAAGCTTTCTCAGACTGATTTTACTATATCACACTATGCGGGCGAG GTAACTTATCAAGCCAATCAGTTTCTAGACAAGAACAAAGATTATGTCATTGCTGAGCATCAAGCTTTGCTAACAGCCTCAAATTGCTCATTTGTGGGTGGTCTGTTTCCCCCACTTCCAGAAGATTCGTCAAAGTCATCCAAATTTTCTTCCATTGGATCGCGCTTTAAG CTACAACTTCAGTCTTTGATGGAAATCTTGAGTACAACAGTACCTCATTACATTAGATGTGTGAAGCCAAACAGTGTCCTGAAACCTGCTATATTTGAGaatcttaatattattcaaCAATTGCGATGTGGT GGTGTCCTTGAGGCAATCAGGATTAGTTGTGCTGGCTATCCTACTAGACGCACATTTTATGATTTTGTAAATCGTTTTGGTCTTTTGGTTCCTGAAGTTTTAGAAGCAAA TTATGATGACAAGGTTGCAAGCCAAATGATTCTTGATAAAAAGGGATTGAAAGGATACCAG ATAGGCAAGTCAAAGGTCTTCCTCAGAGCAGGTCAGATGGCTGAGCTGGATGCTAGGAGGACAGAAGTACTTGGAAATGCTGCTAGAACAATTCAACGACAAATTCGTACCTTCATTGCTCATAGAGAATTTGTTACATTGCGCAAAGCTGCAATTCAGTTGCAATCCCGTTGGCGAG gTAAAATCGCATGCAAACTGTATCAGCACTTGAGACAAGAAGCTGCAGCATTGAAGATCCAGAAGAATTTCAAGCAATATAGAATCACAAAATCCTACAGAATACAACGGTCCTCCGCAATAAAATTGCAGGCAGGCATAAAAGCAATGCTTGCACGTAAGGAGTTCAGATTCCGAAAGCAAACAAAGGCTGCTGTCAACATTCAG GCTCATTGGCATTGCTACCGAGCTCATTCTTACTATAGAAGTCTACAAAAGGCTGTGGTTGTGACTCAGTGTGAATGGAGATGCAGAGTTGCAAGAAAAGAGCTCAGAAAGCTCAAAATG gcTGCCAGAGAAACAGGGGCTCTTAAAGAAGCGAAGGACAAATTGGAAAAGCGTGTTGAGGAGCTTACTTGGCGGTTACAATTGGAGAAACGGTTGAGG ACTGATCTCGAGGAGTCAAAAGCTcaggaaattgcaaaattgaaGGATATTTTGCGTGCAAAAGATCTACAAGTAGAAGAAGCAAACGCCTTGGTTATTAAAGAGCGAGAGGCAGCTAAAAAAGCTATTGAAGAAGCACCTCCTGTCATTAAGGAGATCCCAGTTTTAGTACAAGATATGGAAAAGGTTGAATCCTTGACCACTGAAGTTGAGAAGTTGAAG ATGTTACTAGCATCCGAAGCACAGAAATATGAGAAGGTCATTGAGGGTTATGCTGCTGAACAAATCGCGTATGAGAAATTGGCTACGAAGCTGGAACTTGCGAAGATGAAAGAAGATGAGTTTGAAGATTCATTGCAGAG GCTTCAAGAGACGGTATCTAATTTAGAATCAGAGAACCAGGTACTCCGGAAACAGGCCCCATCTATCTCACCCACTGGTCAAACTTCATCTGCAAGAAAGTCAAAAATTATTCTG ACGACGATACAAAATGGGCATGCTGGCAAAGTAGAAATGAGAGAAAACCCG ATGATGGTAGAGAATGGGCATGCTTACAATGTAGAAATGAGAGAAAACCCG ACGACGGTAGAGAATGGGCATGCTGACAATgtagaaaagagagaaaacccG ATGGTGGAGAATGGTCATGCTGGTAATGGAGAAATGAGAAGAAACCCG ACCGTAGAGAATGGGCATGCTGATAATGAAGAAATGAGAGAAAGTAGA TCTGAAACTGAAGAAAGCCCTCAGAAATCTGCAAATAAGAAGCAGCAG GCGAATCATGACCTGCTCATTAAGTGTATATCCCAAGATCTAGGTTTCTCTGGGGGTAGGCCTGTTGCTGCTTGTCTGATATACAAATGCCTTCTGCAGTGGAAGTCATTTGAGGTTGAAAGAGCCAGTATTTTTGACAGTATCATTAAAAATATAGGCACATTAGTTGAG AAGGCCCGTGGTAACAGTGATGTGCTATCTTACTGGCTGTCTAATACATCCACATTGCTTTTACTCCTCCAACGCACACTACGAGCTACTGGAGTTGCCGGCTTAACTCCACAACGTCGAAGGATGCCAACTTCTCTGATTGGGAGGATGTCTCAA GGCCTTCGTGCATCTCCACAGAGTGCTGGTTTCTCCTTCTTCAGTAATCGGGTACTTGGTGGAGTGGAAGAAGTTCGGCATGTCGAACCCAGATATCCAACTTTGCTTTTCAAGCAGCAACTTATAGCTGTTCTTGAGAATATATATGGAAAACTGAGAGACAATTTGAAAAACGACATCACCCCGTTTATTGGGTTGTGCATCCAG GCACCGAGGTATGGAACAACTCGGGCTGGTGTGTTGCAGGGGCATTCACAAGCTAATTCTGAAGCGCAACAAGCTGTAAATGCTCACTGGCAGAGCATTGTGAATACCTTAAATAACTACTTGATGATCATGAAAGCCAATTTT GTACCTCCATTGCTGATCCGCGAATTGTTCGCTcagatattttcatttatcaatgTTCAGTTGTTTAACAG CCTTCTCTTGCGACGTGAATGTTGCTCATTTAGTCATGGGGAGTATGTCAAAGCAGGGTTGAGTGAGTTGGAACAGTGGTGTCATGGTGCAACCGAGGAG TTCACAGGGTTTGCTTCAGATGAACTGAAACAACTCAGACAGGCAGTTGGTTTCCTG GTCATACATCAGAAGCCCAATAAATCATTGACAGATATCTCAAATGATCTTTGTCCT GCTCTCAGCATTCAGCAGTTGTATAGAATCAGCACAATGTACTGGGACGACAAATACGGTACACATAGCGTGTCTTCTAGC GTAATCTCACGTATGAGAGCTATGATGAATGACGACAATGGCAACCCGCGCAGGCATTCTTTCTTATTGGACGATAACTCGAG AATTCCTTTTACTGTGGAAGACATTTCCAAGTCCATGGGCGCGGGTGAAATTGAAGTAGCTGATTTTGAGCCTCCACCTTTGCTTCGATATAACTCAGAATTCGCTTTTCTGCTACAACGTTCGGGTGATTGA